One Solanum lycopersicum chromosome 4, SLM_r2.1 DNA window includes the following coding sequences:
- the LOC543796 gene encoding probable beta-1,4-xylosyltransferase IRX9H — MASIRRTLSPSNERHYQNGNQYSVQSPSHKLVLNGKSSLLNSRKNYISRKKLFYRCLVFFVLGFVLGMAPFGGFDDAKNSDFSFEIKPPVVNVKEEMKDVVIPRPDNVVVNSVKLPGLGEEEVHGKFDYVSRKLLIVVTPTYNRALQAYYLLRLSEVLKLVKSPLLWVVVEMNVASAETADILRKTGVMYRHLVCSKNMTDIKDRGVHQRNVALEHIEHHRLNGIVYFADDDNIYSLELFESIRSINRFGTWPVAMLAQSKSKAILEGPVCNGSQVIGWHTNEKSKQLRRFHVDMSGFAFNSTILWDPKKWHRPTSDPIRQLDNVKEGFQETTFIEQIVEDESQMEAVPPGCSRVLNWHLHLEAHGAVYPGGWLLQKNLDAIISTT, encoded by the exons ATGGCGTCGATCCGGAGAACTCTATCACCGAGTAACGAACGGCATTATCAGAACGGAAACCAATATTCAGTTCAATCGCCATCTCATAAGCTCGTTCTCAATGGCAAAAGCTCGCTACTGAATTCtcgaaaaaattatatatccaGGAAGAAGTTGTTCTATAGGTGTCTGGTATTTTTCGTGCTAGGGTTTGTATTAGGTATGGCACCATTTGGTGGTTTTGATGATGCGAAGAACAGTGATTTTTCGTTTGAGATCAAACCACCGGTGGTGAATGTTAAGGAGGAGATGAAAGATGTGGTAATTCCCAGACCTGACAATGTCGTGGTAAACTCAGTTAAATTACCAGGTTTGGGGGAGGAGGAAGTGCACGGGAAGTTTGATTATGTATCCAGGAAACTGTTGATTGTGGTTACTCCGACTTATAATAGGGCACTTCAAGCTTACTATCTTCTTAGATTAAGCGAGGTGTTGAAGCTTGTAAAATCACCTCTGTTGTGGGTTGTGGTTGAGATGAATGTGGCGTCTGCAGAGACTGCAGACATTTTGAGGAAGACAGGAGTTATGTATCGCCATCTGGTGTGCTCCAAGAACATGACAGATATAAAAGACCGCGGGGTGCACCAGAGAAATGTTGCATTGGAGCATATTGAACATCATAGGCTCAATGGAATTGTTTACTTTGCAGATGATGATAATATCTACTCACTTGAGTTGTTTGAGAGCATTAGATCGATCAA TCGTTTTGGCACTTGGCCTGTTGCTATGCTAGCACAAAGCAAAAGTAAAGCAATACTGGAGGGCCCTGTGTGCAATGGAAGTCAAGTTATTGGGTGGCACACCAATGAGAAGAGTAAGcaacttagaagatttcatgtcGATATGTCTGGTTTTGCCTTCAATAGCACTATATTATGGGATCCAAAGAAATGGCATCGACCAACTTCAGATCCCATACGACAGTTGGACAATGTGAAGGAGGGTTTCCAA GAGACCACTTTCATAGAACAAATTGTTGAAGACGAAAGCCAAATGGAGGCTGTCCCTCCTGGTTGCTCAAGGGTATTGAATTGGCACCTTCATTTGGAAGCTCACGGAGCTGTCTATCCAGGAGGCTGGCTGCTTCAAAAGAACCTTGATGCCATTATCTCTACCACATGA